In Candidatus Methylomirabilota bacterium, a genomic segment contains:
- a CDS encoding acetate kinase — translation MRVLVLNCGSSSLKFQIIELATTTIPTGQARRLARGFIDRIGGEATCTFRVNSGAPHRETVPIRNHDEAVRRVFAWVDAQDGKALRKPDAVGHRVVHGGDRFATPVLIDDEVIAAIEDLNELAPLHNPACVSGIRAARAVLGPGVSMVAVFDTAFHQTLPDYASVYAIPYDLTVRHKIRRYGFHGIADHYSTLRYAQLTATPSDRVNIITLHLGNGCSASAIRDGRSVDTSMGFTPLEGLVMGTRCGDLDPALVGYLARKEGVPVTEVERWLNERSGLLGISGRSNDMRELVVHAQEDARTRLAIDLFCYRARKYIGAYLAALGGADAIVFSGGIGEHAPVVRTRICEGLEWCGLILDPDRNAATVGAEGRITADDARLHAYVIPVDEELLIAEDTIRCIEG, via the coding sequence ATGAGGGTGTTGGTGCTCAACTGTGGAAGTTCCTCCCTGAAATTCCAGATCATCGAGCTTGCGACGACCACAATTCCAACAGGACAGGCCCGCAGACTGGCACGCGGTTTCATTGATCGGATAGGTGGTGAGGCCACGTGCACGTTTAGGGTCAATAGTGGCGCCCCGCATCGCGAGACGGTCCCCATTCGCAACCACGATGAGGCCGTTCGAAGGGTCTTTGCCTGGGTCGATGCACAGGATGGTAAGGCGCTCCGCAAGCCTGACGCGGTCGGGCACCGCGTCGTCCACGGCGGCGACCGCTTCGCAACACCGGTGTTGATTGACGATGAAGTCATCGCCGCCATTGAGGACCTGAATGAGCTGGCCCCCCTCCACAATCCCGCATGCGTGAGCGGGATCCGGGCGGCCCGCGCGGTGCTGGGACCGGGTGTCTCGATGGTGGCCGTCTTCGACACAGCCTTCCACCAGACCCTCCCGGACTATGCATCGGTCTATGCCATTCCCTACGATCTTACGGTCCGCCACAAGATTCGGCGCTACGGTTTCCACGGCATCGCGGACCACTACAGCACTCTTCGCTATGCTCAGCTCACCGCCACGCCCTCCGATCGGGTGAACATTATCACGCTCCATCTGGGGAACGGCTGCTCGGCCAGCGCCATCCGGGACGGGAGGTCGGTGGATACGTCGATGGGTTTTACTCCTCTCGAGGGGCTCGTAATGGGGACGCGCTGTGGTGACCTGGACCCGGCCCTCGTTGGCTACCTCGCCCGGAAGGAGGGTGTTCCCGTCACCGAGGTCGAAAGGTGGCTCAACGAGCGATCGGGATTGCTCGGCATTTCCGGCCGCTCGAACGACATGCGCGAGTTAGTGGTACATGCGCAAGAGGATGCGCGGACCCGTCTCGCGATCGACCTCTTCTGCTACCGGGCGCGCAAGTATATTGGTGCGTACCTGGCTGCCCTCGGCGGGGCGGATGCCATCGTCTTTAGCGGTGGCATCGGCGAACATGCACCAGTGGTACGTACCAGGATCTGCGAGGGCCTGGAGTGGTGTGGGCTGATCCTCGATCCCGACCGGAATGCCGCGACGGTGGGCGCTGAAGGACGGATCACCGCCGATGACGCCCGTCTCCACGCCTATGTGATCCCGGTTGACGAGGAGCTGCTCATCGCAGAGGATACGATTCGCTGCATCGAGGGGTAA